Proteins from one Deinococcus sp. AB2017081 genomic window:
- the thrC gene encoding threonine synthase, with protein MKYVSTRGTADLGRFSDVLLSGLAPDGGLAMPEAIPTFSPADLEALRGLPYPDLAYRVMRPFIDDIPEADLKRLLHATYAPEVFHSKDITPLTPLGTSGLHLLELSNGPSLAFKDIAMQFLGHAFEYVLERRDERVNILGATSGDTGSAAEYAMLGKARVNVFMLSPHGRMSAFQQAQMFSLDEPNIFNIALEGVFDDCQDLVKAVNADADFKARHDIGAVNSINWARVLAQAVYYFKAYFALNLAPGAEADFSVPSGNFGNVFAGFLAKRMGLPIGRLLVATNENDVLNEFFSTGVYHVRPAAQVAATSSPSMDIGKASNFERYLYVITGSDAPQTHGWWGEVGEGRPVDLRGSAHWDAVKASGLTSGRSTHADRLETIRRIDQQYGRLIDPHTADGVLIGERHQRPGVPMVCLETALPAKFEETVQEAVGRVPERPERFEGIEGLEKHFDVLPNDVDRLKAYVVEKLAGKG; from the coding sequence ATGAAGTACGTTTCCACGCGCGGTACGGCGGATCTGGGCCGCTTCTCGGATGTCCTGCTCTCGGGACTGGCCCCGGACGGCGGCCTGGCCATGCCCGAGGCCATTCCCACCTTCAGCCCGGCGGATCTCGAAGCGCTGCGCGGCCTGCCGTATCCCGACCTCGCGTACCGCGTCATGCGCCCCTTCATCGACGACATCCCCGAGGCCGACCTGAAGCGGCTGCTGCACGCCACGTACGCCCCGGAGGTCTTTCACAGCAAGGACATCACGCCGCTCACGCCGCTGGGCACGTCCGGGCTGCACCTGCTGGAACTGTCGAACGGGCCGTCGCTGGCCTTCAAGGACATCGCCATGCAGTTCCTAGGGCACGCCTTCGAGTACGTGCTGGAGCGCCGCGACGAGCGCGTGAACATTCTGGGAGCCACCAGCGGCGACACCGGCAGCGCCGCCGAGTACGCCATGCTGGGCAAGGCCCGCGTGAACGTCTTCATGCTCTCGCCGCATGGCCGCATGAGTGCCTTCCAGCAGGCGCAGATGTTCTCGCTGGACGAGCCGAATATCTTCAACATTGCCCTGGAAGGGGTCTTCGACGACTGCCAGGATCTCGTGAAGGCCGTGAACGCCGACGCCGACTTCAAGGCCCGCCACGACATCGGGGCCGTGAACTCGATCAACTGGGCGCGGGTGCTGGCGCAGGCCGTGTACTACTTCAAGGCGTATTTCGCCCTGAACCTCGCGCCGGGCGCAGAGGCGGATTTCAGCGTGCCGTCGGGCAATTTCGGCAACGTGTTCGCGGGGTTCCTGGCCAAGCGCATGGGCCTGCCGATCGGGCGGCTGCTGGTCGCCACGAACGAGAACGACGTCCTGAACGAGTTCTTCAGCACCGGCGTGTACCACGTGCGCCCGGCAGCCCAGGTCGCGGCGACCTCCAGCCCCAGCATGGACATCGGCAAGGCCAGCAACTTCGAGCGCTACCTGTACGTGATCACCGGCAGCGATGCCCCGCAGACCCACGGGTGGTGGGGCGAGGTCGGGGAAGGTCGCCCCGTCGACCTGCGCGGCAGTGCCCACTGGGACGCCGTGAAGGCCAGCGGCCTGACCTCCGGGCGCAGCACCCACGCCGACCGCCTGGAGACCATCCGCCGCATAGACCAGCAGTACGGCCGCCTGATCGACCCGCACACCGCCGACGGCGTCCTGATCGGTGAGCGCCACCAGCGCCCCGGCGTTCCGATGGTCTGCCTGGAGACCGCCCTGCCCGCCAAATTCGAGGAGACCGTGCAGGAAGCCGTGGGCCGCGTGCCGGAGCGCCCGGAGCGCTTCGAGGGCATCGAGGGCCTGGAGAAGCACTTCGACGTGCTCCCGAACGACGTGGATCGGCTCAAGGCCTACGTGGTGGAGAAGCTGGCGGGGAAGGGTTGA
- a CDS encoding GNAT family N-acetyltransferase, with the protein MTDLDLGGGYTLRPIPVAEYRAACARLEGQIFGGNWLYDFGPPTRVPVPLGETFSWGLFHADELIGWQFSHQTDERTVSMADTGVLPGHQGRGLYTRMLPHVLDTFRAAGYTLVTSHHRATNNRVIIPKLRAGFLVQGLNLYEGGLNVALTLSLDSAYRDAMHVRSGFQQAHGEAARRLGVSPLPRPDAPPPPGLALPDDAGPGTDLGSGYALHAVPDATYRHIYAQLEAAVYDTVSFDWPHPAPLPPLAAPQYTWLVGHAGQVVGWHASRQADTRTAYMANTALLPAHRGQGLYTRLLPVVLAFLRDQGYDLVRSRHHATNSAVLIPKLRAGFRLQGLEVGEHGVMAVLMLSFDDPYREYMDVRSGLTRPTGEVAQRLGLDGGS; encoded by the coding sequence ATGACCGACCTCGACCTGGGCGGTGGCTACACCCTGCGCCCGATCCCCGTGGCGGAGTACCGCGCCGCGTGTGCCCGTCTGGAGGGGCAGATCTTCGGCGGGAACTGGCTGTACGACTTCGGCCCACCGACCAGGGTTCCGGTGCCGCTGGGCGAGACCTTCAGCTGGGGGCTCTTCCATGCCGATGAGCTGATCGGCTGGCAGTTCTCGCACCAGACGGACGAACGCACGGTCTCCATGGCCGACACCGGCGTCCTGCCCGGGCACCAGGGCCGGGGCCTGTACACCCGGATGCTGCCGCACGTGCTGGACACCTTCCGCGCGGCCGGATACACGCTGGTCACCAGCCACCACCGCGCCACCAACAACCGCGTGATCATTCCCAAGCTGCGGGCCGGATTTCTGGTGCAGGGCCTGAACCTGTACGAGGGCGGCCTGAACGTCGCGCTGACCCTGAGTCTGGACAGCGCATACCGGGACGCGATGCACGTCCGCAGCGGCTTCCAGCAGGCGCATGGCGAGGCCGCCCGGCGGCTGGGGGTGTCTCCCCTGCCCCGTCCGGATGCGCCGCCCCCGCCCGGACTGGCGCTGCCGGACGACGCCGGGCCGGGCACCGACCTGGGGAGCGGCTACGCACTGCACGCCGTCCCGGACGCGACGTACCGCCACATCTACGCGCAGCTGGAGGCCGCCGTGTACGACACGGTCTCCTTCGACTGGCCGCACCCCGCGCCCCTGCCCCCGCTGGCCGCGCCGCAGTACACGTGGCTGGTCGGCCACGCGGGTCAGGTCGTGGGCTGGCACGCCTCGCGGCAGGCGGACACCCGCACGGCGTACATGGCGAACACCGCCCTTCTGCCCGCCCACCGGGGCCAAGGCCTGTACACCCGCCTGCTGCCGGTCGTCCTGGCATTCCTGCGCGATCAGGGCTACGACCTTGTCCGCAGCCGCCACCACGCCACGAACAGCGCCGTGCTGATCCCCAAGCTGCGGGCCGGCTTCCGGCTCCAGGGGCTGGAGGTCGGGGAACACGGCGTCATGGCAGTGCTGATGCTCAGCTTCGACGACCCGTACCGCGAGTACATGGACGTCCGCAGCGGCCTGACCCGCCCTACAGGTGAGGTCGCGCAGCGTCTGGGACTGGACGGCGGCAGCTGA
- a CDS encoding nitric oxide synthase oxygenase codes for MTAALPLPTPDTAAADFLAQFHAETGRPGLGARLAHVAAHGFTPTPEELAFAARVAWRNSTRCVGRLPWRALEVRDLRHVTEPAEVFARLLEHLRDAFGGGAIRPLISVFAPDVRVLNPQLIRYAGYRSADGTVTGDPANVALTDYLRSLGWGGGPGTAFDVLPLAIQSGRRVELFTLPTDAVQEVPISHPECPGIGDLGVKWHALPVISDMALNVGGVRLACAFNGWYVQTEIAARNLADDDRYDLLPRVAAALGLDTRRERTLWRDRALVELNVAVLESFAAAGVKIVDHHTVSRQFTRFETHETRAGREVRGRWSWLIPPVSPATTPVWHRGYDDRELAPNFERLPAPWDAPVRPGGCPFH; via the coding sequence ATGACCGCCGCGCTGCCCCTGCCCACCCCGGACACCGCTGCGGCGGACTTCCTGGCGCAGTTCCACGCCGAGACCGGGCGGCCGGGCCTGGGGGCCCGGCTGGCCCACGTGGCGGCCCACGGCTTCACGCCCACGCCAGAGGAACTGGCCTTTGCGGCTCGGGTGGCGTGGCGCAACTCCACGCGCTGTGTGGGCCGCCTGCCGTGGCGGGCGCTGGAGGTGCGCGACCTGCGGCACGTGACCGAACCGGCCGAGGTGTTCGCCCGGCTGCTGGAGCACCTGCGGGACGCCTTTGGTGGCGGCGCGATCCGCCCCCTGATCAGCGTGTTCGCGCCGGACGTGCGCGTGCTGAACCCGCAGCTTATCCGCTACGCCGGGTACCGGAGCGCAGACGGCACCGTGACCGGCGATCCGGCCAATGTGGCGCTCACGGACTATCTGCGCTCGCTCGGGTGGGGCGGGGGGCCGGGGACGGCGTTCGATGTGCTGCCGCTGGCGATCCAGTCCGGGCGGCGCGTGGAACTGTTCACACTGCCCACCGACGCCGTGCAGGAGGTGCCCATCTCGCACCCGGAGTGTCCGGGGATCGGTGACCTGGGCGTGAAATGGCACGCGCTGCCGGTGATCAGCGACATGGCGCTGAACGTGGGCGGCGTACGGCTGGCGTGTGCGTTCAACGGCTGGTACGTGCAGACCGAGATCGCGGCGCGGAATCTGGCCGACGACGACCGCTACGACCTGCTGCCCCGCGTGGCGGCGGCGCTGGGCCTGGACACCCGCCGCGAGCGGACGCTGTGGCGCGACCGGGCGCTGGTCGAGCTGAACGTGGCGGTGCTGGAGTCCTTCGCGGCAGCCGGCGTGAAGATCGTCGATCACCACACGGTCTCGCGGCAGTTCACGCGCTTCGAAACACATGAGACCCGCGCCGGGCGAGAGGTGCGCGGCCGCTGGTCGTGGCTGATTCCGCCGGTGTCGCCCGCCACCACGCCCGTGTGGCACCGGGGCTACGACGACCGCGAACTCGCGCCGAACTTCGAGCGGCTGCCGGCCCCGTGGGATGCTCCGGTGCGGCCGGGTGGTTGCCCGTTCCATTAA
- a CDS encoding RNB domain-containing ribonuclease, whose product MTAPLPDLTPAQRTEIELLARGKQDRSRTLRELGYSETPEAAHALLLRLGLWPESRTPYADRLHATTVPLNLPVPPFPDEPRLDLTHLEAWAIDDEGNRDPDDAVGSEALPGGATRLWVHVADVAALVPPDSPLDEAARSRGATLYLPDSTTGMLPDALVEQAGLGLHGTSPALSVSLDLDAEGNADAVDVQLTTVRVTRLSYTQAQQRLDAGDPAFVALARLARASRALRESEGAISIDLPEVRLKADEHGVTITPTPKPEMRFVVQECMTLAGWGAAIFADDNGIPVPFATQDHPTREVRGEGLSAHWARRRTLARTRFQQSPGPHHGMGLDVYVQVTSPMRRYLDLVVHQQLRAFLAGADPMPGRVMASHIAQAALNADATRQSERLSRRHHTLRHVAAHPEREWTAIVVDRRGPQATLLIPELALDLQLSSSAPLGSEVRVVLEGVTLPTLGVRARIV is encoded by the coding sequence ATGACTGCCCCCCTGCCGGATCTGACTCCCGCCCAGCGCACCGAGATCGAGTTGCTGGCCCGTGGGAAGCAGGACAGGAGCCGCACCCTGCGCGAGTTGGGCTACAGCGAGACCCCCGAGGCCGCGCACGCCCTGCTGCTGAGGCTGGGCCTGTGGCCCGAGTCGCGCACGCCCTATGCCGACCGGCTGCACGCGACCACCGTGCCCCTGAACCTGCCCGTCCCGCCCTTCCCCGACGAGCCCCGGCTGGATCTGACGCATCTGGAGGCCTGGGCCATCGACGACGAGGGCAACCGCGATCCGGACGATGCTGTGGGCTCCGAGGCGCTGCCCGGAGGCGCGACCCGCCTGTGGGTGCACGTGGCCGACGTGGCCGCCCTGGTGCCCCCGGACAGCCCACTGGACGAGGCGGCCCGCTCGCGCGGCGCGACGCTGTACCTGCCGGACTCGACGACCGGCATGCTGCCCGACGCGCTGGTCGAGCAGGCGGGCCTGGGCCTGCATGGCACCTCGCCCGCGCTGTCGGTGTCGCTGGATCTGGACGCCGAGGGCAACGCCGACGCCGTGGATGTGCAGCTCACGACCGTGCGGGTCACGCGCCTGAGCTACACGCAGGCGCAGCAGCGGCTGGACGCGGGCGACCCGGCCTTCGTGGCGCTCGCACGCCTCGCGCGGGCCAGCCGTGCGCTGCGCGAGAGCGAGGGGGCCATCAGCATCGACCTGCCGGAGGTGCGCCTCAAGGCCGACGAGCACGGCGTGACGATCACCCCCACCCCCAAGCCCGAGATGCGCTTCGTGGTGCAGGAGTGCATGACCCTGGCCGGCTGGGGCGCGGCGATCTTCGCCGACGACAACGGCATTCCGGTGCCCTTCGCCACGCAGGATCACCCCACCCGCGAGGTGCGCGGCGAGGGCCTGAGCGCCCACTGGGCCCGCCGCCGCACTCTGGCCCGCACGCGCTTCCAGCAGTCGCCCGGCCCGCACCACGGCATGGGCCTGGACGTGTACGTGCAGGTCACGAGCCCCATGCGCCGCTATCTGGATCTGGTCGTGCACCAGCAGCTCCGGGCCTTCCTGGCCGGGGCCGATCCCATGCCCGGCCGCGTGATGGCGTCCCACATCGCGCAGGCGGCACTGAATGCCGATGCCACGCGGCAGTCCGAACGCCTGAGCCGCCGCCACCACACCCTGCGCCACGTGGCGGCCCACCCGGAGCGCGAGTGGACGGCGATCGTCGTGGATCGCCGGGGGCCGCAGGCCACGCTGCTGATCCCGGAACTGGCGCTGGATCTCCAGCTCAGCTCGTCCGCGCCGCTCGGCAGCGAGGTGCGCGTGGTGCTGGAGGGTGTGACCCTCCCGACCTTGGGTGTCCGGGCGCGGATCGTCTGA
- a CDS encoding substrate-binding domain-containing protein produces the protein MSSPDPAWHSHVRERREAVNRRAVDVARLTGITRQALHAIESGSTVPGTLTALRLAQVLGCTVEALFTLSETPTMLEAAPVGPVLPGGRVQLADVDGQLLAFALAGASLTETADGQVQGRAGGHVNVVPFGPAADALDVARRTAVVAGCDPSLGLLAAHVARLGGPGRVQMHDLSSIDALRAVARGEAHAAGIHLWDAGSGVSNLPFVEREWPGRPAQLYTLWSWEQGLIVARGNPHGITGPADLTRPELRLVNREAGAGSRLLLDAWLDGVGMTRRARRHLNGYADEATTPLDAAGRVAAGTADVAPGPRSAALALGLEFVPVQVERFDLVVPAEHAAHPGIVALLAAVARPGFRAELQALGGYDPTHAGEVWASLPSPPRSP, from the coding sequence ATGTCCAGCCCAGATCCAGCGTGGCACTCGCACGTGCGCGAGCGGCGCGAGGCCGTGAACCGCCGGGCCGTGGACGTGGCGCGGCTGACCGGCATCACGCGGCAGGCGCTGCATGCCATCGAATCCGGCAGTACGGTGCCCGGCACCCTGACGGCCCTGCGGCTGGCGCAGGTGCTGGGCTGCACGGTCGAGGCGCTGTTCACGCTGTCCGAGACCCCGACCATGCTGGAGGCGGCTCCTGTTGGCCCTGTCCTGCCCGGGGGCCGGGTGCAGCTGGCCGACGTGGACGGGCAGCTGCTGGCCTTCGCGCTGGCCGGCGCGTCCCTGACCGAGACCGCCGACGGCCAGGTGCAGGGACGCGCCGGGGGCCACGTGAACGTGGTGCCGTTCGGCCCGGCGGCAGACGCGCTGGACGTGGCCCGCCGCACCGCCGTGGTCGCCGGCTGTGATCCGTCGCTGGGCCTGCTGGCCGCCCACGTCGCGCGGCTGGGGGGGCCCGGGCGCGTGCAGATGCATGACCTCTCCAGCATCGACGCCCTGCGGGCCGTGGCGCGGGGCGAGGCGCACGCGGCGGGGATCCACCTGTGGGACGCCGGGAGTGGCGTATCGAACCTGCCCTTCGTGGAACGCGAGTGGCCGGGCCGCCCCGCGCAGCTGTACACCCTGTGGTCGTGGGAGCAGGGCCTGATCGTGGCGCGGGGCAATCCGCACGGCATCACTGGCCCGGCCGACCTGACGCGCCCGGAACTGCGCCTCGTGAACCGGGAGGCCGGGGCGGGCAGCCGCCTGCTGCTCGATGCGTGGCTCGACGGCGTGGGCATGACACGCCGCGCCCGCCGCCACCTGAACGGCTACGCGGACGAGGCGACCACGCCGCTGGACGCCGCCGGCCGGGTCGCGGCCGGGACGGCGGACGTGGCTCCCGGCCCGCGCTCGGCGGCGCTGGCACTGGGCCTGGAGTTCGTGCCCGTGCAGGTCGAGCGCTTCGATCTGGTCGTGCCGGCGGAACACGCGGCGCACCCCGGCATCGTGGCACTGCTCGCCGCCGTCGCGCGGCCCGGCTTCCGCGCCGAACTCCAGGCGCTGGGCGGCTACGACCCCACGCACGCCGGCGAGGTCTGGGCCTCCCTTCCCTCACCCCCGAGGTCACCATGA
- a CDS encoding potassium channel family protein: protein MDRRRLYTLLALIAGLVGVGTVGYRVLEGWSWLDCMFMTVMTLTTVGYGSPGPLHTDGKVFSTLLMLVGIGLMLYLLTLLAETVVRGLTDPASVQRRKERKLIHLKGHTVVCGYGQVGEAVCMALRAARREVVVIDHRPEHLAWAEAQGIHTLVGDATDEDVLRRAGAERAESLVSVINSDPSNLYVVLSARGLNPGMRVIARASDESAARKMRRAGADEVVNPYQLSGNRIAAMMLAPRLSRLLSGDVTSEHFAVREIGVPDALVGCTVADLGRETGALVVAVWRGGQPVVGRPGEVLQAGDAVLVAGAVAEVEAVEGMRLV, encoded by the coding sequence ATGGATCGCCGTCGCCTGTACACGCTGCTGGCCCTGATCGCGGGGCTGGTCGGCGTGGGGACGGTGGGCTACCGCGTGCTGGAGGGCTGGAGCTGGCTGGACTGCATGTTCATGACCGTGATGACCCTGACGACCGTGGGCTACGGTTCGCCGGGGCCGCTGCACACGGACGGCAAGGTGTTCAGCACGCTGCTCATGCTGGTGGGCATCGGCCTGATGCTGTACCTGCTCACCCTGCTGGCCGAGACGGTGGTGCGCGGCCTGACCGACCCGGCCTCGGTGCAGCGCCGGAAGGAGCGGAAGTTGATACACCTGAAGGGACATACGGTGGTGTGCGGGTACGGCCAGGTGGGCGAGGCCGTGTGCATGGCCCTGCGGGCGGCGCGGCGCGAGGTGGTGGTGATCGACCACCGGCCCGAGCACCTGGCATGGGCCGAGGCCCAGGGCATTCACACGCTGGTGGGCGACGCGACCGACGAGGACGTGCTGCGCCGGGCGGGGGCCGAGCGGGCCGAGTCGTTGGTGAGCGTGATCAACTCTGACCCCAGCAACCTGTACGTGGTGCTGTCGGCCAGGGGCCTGAATCCGGGGATGCGGGTGATCGCGCGGGCCAGCGACGAGTCGGCAGCCCGCAAGATGCGCCGGGCGGGGGCCGACGAGGTCGTGAACCCCTACCAGCTGAGCGGCAACCGCATCGCGGCGATGATGCTCGCGCCCCGTTTGAGCCGCCTGCTGAGCGGCGACGTGACCAGCGAACACTTCGCCGTGCGCGAGATCGGCGTGCCGGACGCCCTGGTGGGCTGCACGGTGGCTGACCTGGGCCGCGAGACGGGGGCGCTGGTGGTGGCCGTGTGGCGCGGCGGTCAGCCCGTGGTGGGCCGCCCCGGCGAGGTCTTACAGGCTGGCGACGCCGTACTGGTGGCGGGCGCGGTGGCCGAGGTGGAAGCCGTCGAGGGGATGCGGCTGGTGTGA
- the modA gene encoding molybdate ABC transporter substrate-binding protein, with protein MRRLLLLSALLTGTAHAASLTVLAASSLTDAFTEIGRAFDARTGTTTTFSFAGSQALRAQLEQGVRADVYASANATQFDPLVKSGLVSAGQPFVRNRLAIIAPAGSTKVTTLADLGKGGVKLVLADRAVPVGDYSRRMLAAIDASGTYGRDFSARALKNVVSEEPNVRQVALKVSLGEADAAVVYATDVTPSLKSRVRVIALPTRFNQSARYPIGTVKGSAQPATADAFVKYVLSPAGQAILRKWGFQAP; from the coding sequence ATGAGACGACTCCTGCTCCTGTCCGCGCTGCTGACCGGCACGGCCCACGCGGCCTCCCTGACCGTCCTGGCCGCGTCCTCCCTGACCGACGCCTTCACCGAGATCGGCCGGGCCTTCGATGCCCGAACCGGCACCACCACCACCTTCAGCTTCGCCGGGTCACAGGCGCTGCGGGCCCAGCTCGAACAGGGGGTGCGGGCCGACGTGTACGCCAGCGCGAATGCCACGCAGTTCGATCCGCTGGTGAAGTCCGGGCTGGTCAGTGCCGGGCAGCCCTTTGTCCGCAACCGGCTGGCGATCATCGCGCCCGCCGGCAGCACGAAGGTCACGACCCTGGCCGACCTGGGCAAGGGTGGCGTGAAACTCGTCCTGGCCGACAGGGCCGTGCCGGTCGGCGACTACTCGCGCCGGATGCTGGCCGCCATCGACGCCAGCGGCACCTACGGCCGGGACTTCTCGGCGCGGGCGCTGAAGAATGTCGTCAGCGAGGAGCCGAACGTGCGTCAGGTCGCGCTGAAGGTCTCGCTGGGCGAGGCGGACGCCGCCGTCGTATACGCCACCGACGTCACGCCGTCCCTGAAATCGAGGGTGCGCGTGATCGCCCTGCCCACCCGCTTCAACCAGAGTGCCCGCTATCCCATCGGCACCGTGAAGGGCAGTGCCCAGCCGGCCACCGCCGACGCTTTCGTGAAATACGTGCTGTCGCCGGCAGGGCAGGCGATCCTCCGCAAGTGGGGCTTCCAGGCCCCTTGA
- a CDS encoding agmatine deiminase family protein, translated as MTHADPHDPTPRDLGFAMPPEWAPHAATWMSWPADDDLWFGHLEDVRAEFTALIRTIARFEPVQLLVRDDESETDARARLAGADVTYHRVPLDDVWVRDNGPIFVRREGGELALTDWRFNSWGGKFNWENDDRVPDYVANHLGMHRWALPFVLEGGGLEVNGAGVGLTTRSCFLTATRNPGLTEEGYAALLADTLGVQKLLWLDGGLENDHTDGHIDTITRFTDETTIVTSVEPDEDDPNHEVMAHNLIALRRMTDVHGQPFRIVELPLPADHLEGAEGRLPPTYANFYIGNGFVVVPQYGDPNDAPALEILTPLFPGREVIGVSSRAIIEGGGSFHCVTQQQPDGTVWSGD; from the coding sequence ATGACCCACGCCGATCCCCACGACCCCACCCCGCGCGACCTGGGCTTTGCCATGCCGCCCGAATGGGCACCCCACGCGGCCACGTGGATGAGCTGGCCCGCCGATGACGACCTGTGGTTCGGCCATCTGGAGGACGTGCGGGCCGAGTTCACGGCGCTGATCCGCACGATTGCCCGTTTCGAGCCCGTGCAGCTGCTGGTGCGCGACGACGAGAGCGAGACCGACGCCCGCGCCCGCCTGGCGGGTGCCGACGTGACATACCACCGCGTTCCACTGGATGACGTGTGGGTGCGTGACAACGGGCCGATCTTCGTGCGCCGCGAGGGGGGCGAGCTGGCCCTGACCGACTGGCGCTTCAACTCGTGGGGCGGCAAATTCAACTGGGAGAACGACGACCGCGTGCCGGACTACGTGGCGAACCACCTGGGGATGCACCGCTGGGCACTGCCCTTCGTGCTGGAGGGCGGCGGCCTGGAGGTGAACGGCGCGGGGGTGGGCCTGACCACGCGCTCGTGCTTCCTGACGGCCACCCGCAACCCCGGCCTGACCGAGGAGGGCTACGCGGCGCTGCTCGCGGACACCCTGGGCGTGCAGAAGCTGCTGTGGCTGGACGGCGGCCTGGAGAACGACCACACCGACGGGCACATCGACACCATCACCCGATTCACCGACGAGACGACCATCGTGACCAGCGTGGAACCCGACGAGGACGACCCCAACCACGAGGTCATGGCCCACAACCTGATCGCCCTGCGCAGGATGACCGACGTGCACGGCCAGCCCTTCCGGATCGTAGAGTTGCCCCTGCCCGCCGATCATCTGGAGGGGGCCGAGGGCCGGTTGCCCCCCACCTACGCGAATTTCTACATCGGCAACGGCTTCGTGGTCGTGCCGCAGTACGGCGATCCGAACGACGCCCCTGCGCTGGAGATCCTGACGCCGCTGTTCCCGGGCCGCGAGGTCATCGGCGTGAGCAGCCGCGCGATCATCGAGGGCGGCGGGTCGTTCCACTGCGTCACGCAGCAGCAGCCGGACGGGACGGTGTGGAGTGGGGATTGA
- a CDS encoding ABC transporter permease — protein sequence MTRPARPPALPVALSLVLVAFLLLPTLALLVRGVNADFLPLLGGAVVQDALRVSLLTTGCTLLLTVVFVTPVAWLLARFDFPGKAVLDTLLDLPIVLPPVVAGVGLLFAFGRNGLLGPPLELAGITLAFSPAAVVLAQMFTSAPFYLRAAKSGFQAVDPEVEAAARTDGAGRWAVFRHVTWPLAATFLLEGLVLTWARALGEFGATILFAGSLQGTTRTVTLAIYAAMESDLAPALALSAVMVIVAFSLLLVVRVIAARRLA from the coding sequence TTGACCCGCCCCGCCCGTCCCCCCGCCCTCCCCGTGGCCCTGAGCCTCGTGCTGGTCGCGTTCCTGCTGCTGCCCACGCTGGCGCTGCTGGTGCGCGGCGTGAACGCCGACTTCCTGCCGCTGCTGGGGGGCGCGGTCGTGCAGGACGCCCTGCGGGTCAGCCTGCTCACCACGGGCTGCACGCTGCTGCTCACGGTCGTGTTCGTCACACCGGTCGCGTGGCTGCTGGCCCGCTTCGACTTTCCCGGCAAGGCGGTGCTGGACACGCTGCTCGACCTGCCGATCGTGCTGCCGCCAGTCGTGGCGGGCGTGGGCCTGCTGTTCGCCTTCGGGCGCAACGGGTTGCTGGGGCCGCCGCTGGAACTCGCGGGCATCACGCTGGCGTTCTCGCCGGCAGCGGTGGTGCTGGCACAGATGTTCACGTCCGCGCCCTTCTACCTGCGGGCCGCCAAATCAGGCTTTCAGGCCGTCGACCCGGAGGTTGAGGCCGCCGCCCGCACCGATGGCGCGGGCCGCTGGGCCGTGTTCCGCCATGTCACGTGGCCCCTGGCCGCCACGTTTCTGCTCGAAGGGCTGGTGCTCACGTGGGCCCGCGCCCTGGGCGAGTTCGGCGCGACCATCCTGTTCGCGGGATCGCTCCAGGGCACGACCCGCACCGTCACCCTCGCCATCTACGCTGCCATGGAGTCCGACCTCGCGCCCGCACTGGCCCTCTCGGCGGTCATGGTCATCGTGGCGTTCAGCCTGCTGCTGGTGGTGCGGGTGATCGCAGCCCGGCGGCTGGCCTGA
- a CDS encoding DsbA family oxidoreductase yields MSDHTDVFIDFLCPYAWRGVELAAVLRDQGETFRLRHFALVEGNHAQNQKTHTWSLADQPLDAPDGEGYMAYQTPSLRSFLAATAAARQGEEAAWAFALALFRAHHEEKKPLDDQTIAAAAQTAGLDQGRFAQDRHDEAALRDALRAEQDAAREIGVFGTPTFVLPGGEAAYYRFENLTRDPATAREWWNLYTTVLRSDPGVATIKRARNRPAKRVA; encoded by the coding sequence ATGTCTGACCACACCGATGTCTTCATCGACTTCCTGTGCCCCTACGCGTGGCGTGGGGTGGAACTGGCCGCGGTGCTGCGGGATCAGGGCGAGACCTTCCGCCTGCGCCACTTCGCCCTGGTCGAGGGCAACCACGCCCAGAACCAGAAGACCCACACTTGGAGCCTCGCCGATCAGCCGCTGGACGCCCCGGACGGTGAAGGGTACATGGCCTACCAGACGCCCAGCCTGCGGTCCTTCCTGGCCGCGACCGCGGCCGCCCGCCAGGGCGAGGAGGCCGCGTGGGCCTTCGCGCTGGCCCTGTTCCGGGCACACCACGAGGAGAAGAAGCCCCTGGACGACCAGACCATCGCGGCCGCCGCGCAGACCGCTGGCCTCGACCAGGGCCGGTTCGCGCAGGATCGCCACGACGAGGCCGCGCTGCGGGACGCCCTGCGCGCCGAGCAGGACGCCGCCCGTGAGATCGGTGTGTTCGGCACCCCCACCTTCGTGCTGCCCGGTGGCGAGGCCGCGTACTACCGCTTCGAGAACCTGACCCGCGACCCGGCCACGGCCCGCGAGTGGTGGAACCTGTACACGACGGTGCTCCGCAGCGATCCCGGCGTGGCGACCATCAAGCGCGCGAGGAACCGACCGGCGAAACGGGTCGCGTAG